A region from the Catenulispora sp. MAP5-51 genome encodes:
- a CDS encoding response regulator transcription factor has translation MTSILVCDDSPLARETLRRAVATVPGVDKVTTANSGEEVLRRWTADRSDLVLMDVRMPGLGGVETVRRLLSNDPNARVIMLTMAEDLDGVALAVATGARGYLHKDASRAELRATVSQALADPTWRLAPRRLRPAEIGAVPTLTAREIQVLEGMSHGRSNAEIGRDLFLSEDTVKTHARRLFKKLGASDRAHAVALGFRWGLVR, from the coding sequence ATGACGTCCATCCTAGTCTGCGACGACTCCCCGCTGGCCCGGGAGACGCTGCGACGCGCCGTGGCGACCGTGCCCGGCGTCGACAAGGTCACCACCGCCAACAGCGGCGAGGAAGTGCTGCGCCGGTGGACGGCCGACCGCTCCGACCTGGTCCTGATGGACGTGCGGATGCCGGGCCTGGGCGGCGTGGAGACCGTGCGCCGGCTGCTGTCCAACGACCCCAACGCCCGGGTGATCATGCTCACCATGGCCGAGGACCTGGACGGCGTGGCGCTCGCGGTGGCCACCGGGGCCCGCGGCTACCTGCACAAGGACGCCTCGCGCGCCGAGCTGCGGGCCACCGTCAGCCAGGCCCTGGCCGACCCGACCTGGCGGCTGGCCCCGCGCCGGCTGCGCCCGGCCGAGATCGGCGCCGTCCCCACCCTGACCGCCCGGGAGATCCAGGTGCTGGAGGGCATGAGCCACGGCCGCTCCAACGCCGAGATCGGCCGGGACCTGTTCCTCTCGGAAGACACGGTGAAGACCCATGCGCGCAGGCTGTTCAAGAAGCTCGGCGCCTCCGACCGGGCGCACGCCGTGGCGCTCGGGTTCCGCTGGGGCCTGGTCCGCTGA
- the groES gene encoding co-chaperone GroES, whose product MVATVAIKPLEDRVVVKPLDAEQTTASGLVIPDTAKEKPQEGVVLAVGPGRWEDGKRVELDVKEGDIVLYSKYGGTEVKYNNEEYLVLSARDLLAIVNK is encoded by the coding sequence ATCGTGGCTACCGTTGCCATCAAGCCGCTCGAGGACCGCGTCGTCGTCAAGCCGCTCGACGCCGAGCAGACCACCGCCTCCGGCCTCGTCATCCCGGACACCGCCAAGGAGAAGCCGCAGGAGGGCGTCGTCCTGGCCGTGGGCCCGGGCCGCTGGGAGGACGGCAAGCGCGTCGAGCTCGACGTCAAGGAGGGCGACATCGTCCTCTACAGCAAGTACGGCGGCACCGAGGTCAAGTACAACAACGAGGAGTACCTCGTCCTGTCGGCGCGCGACCTGCTCGCGATCGTCAACAAGTAA
- a CDS encoding polysaccharide deacetylase family protein yields the protein MSVTYEDQDLPIGCGCEDHDLTPSPGGAFANASRRRFLRSAAGLAVAAPALLAAACGSNSSSASGAKQNSGGGAPATTGSSSGSPGAPSQPSTGSSSNSSGLPGPETADAALLASRYDGLKPFAPAPPPPATKPVNTNVDLPPVISRIPTDQKICFLTIDDGAEKDPAFLQMVKDFRVPITMFLADCFIQDDYSYFTQLRDTGYCTIQNHTLHHPDMTTLSAQRQLAEVTGQQQKLVKNYDAHPYLFRAPFGNSNKATQQACKQNGLKAICYWRATFQKQGFQWQAADKKLRPGDILLAHFRGPKANGKGWPEMHELMTNLFRIVQEQGYTFARLEDYV from the coding sequence ATGAGCGTGACGTACGAGGACCAGGACCTTCCCATAGGCTGCGGCTGCGAAGACCACGATCTGACCCCGTCCCCAGGCGGGGCGTTCGCCAACGCCTCCCGTCGGCGCTTCCTGCGAAGCGCCGCAGGCCTGGCGGTGGCCGCGCCCGCCCTCCTGGCCGCCGCCTGCGGTTCGAACAGTTCCTCCGCGTCAGGCGCGAAGCAGAACAGCGGAGGCGGCGCGCCAGCCACCACCGGCAGCAGCAGCGGGTCCCCGGGCGCCCCCTCGCAGCCCTCCACCGGCTCCTCCAGCAACAGCTCGGGCCTGCCGGGCCCCGAGACCGCAGACGCGGCCCTGCTGGCCTCCCGCTACGACGGCCTCAAGCCCTTCGCGCCGGCCCCGCCGCCCCCGGCGACCAAGCCGGTGAACACCAACGTGGACCTCCCGCCGGTGATCAGCCGCATCCCGACGGACCAGAAAATCTGCTTCCTCACCATCGACGACGGGGCGGAGAAGGATCCTGCCTTCCTCCAGATGGTCAAGGACTTCCGCGTACCCATCACGATGTTCCTGGCCGACTGCTTCATCCAGGACGACTACAGCTACTTCACCCAGCTCCGCGACACCGGGTACTGCACCATCCAGAACCACACCCTCCACCACCCCGACATGACGACCCTCAGCGCTCAGCGCCAACTGGCGGAGGTCACCGGGCAGCAGCAGAAGCTCGTCAAGAACTACGACGCGCACCCCTACCTCTTCCGGGCGCCCTTCGGGAACTCCAACAAGGCCACCCAGCAAGCCTGCAAGCAGAACGGCCTCAAAGCCATCTGCTACTGGCGGGCCACCTTTCAGAAGCAGGGCTTCCAGTGGCAGGCGGCCGACAAGAAGCTCCGCCCCGGCGACATCCTGCTGGCGCACTTCCGCGGCCCCAAGGCCAACGGCAAGGGCTGGCCGGAGATGCACGAACTGATGACCAACCTCTTCCGCATCGTCCAGGAGCAGGGCTACACCTTCGCCCGCCTGGAGGACTACGTCTGA
- the tsaB gene encoding tRNA (adenosine(37)-N6)-threonylcarbamoyltransferase complex dimerization subunit type 1 TsaB, with the protein MLLLAFDTATPAITVALHDGADVLAESTTVDARRTGELLAPGISAVLTAAGRKPGELTGISVGVGPGPFTGLRVGLVTARALGDALGIPVHGVCTLDVVAYQSGSTEPFAVATDARRKEVYWAQYTDHLTRSTEPDVAHPALIAERLTGLPVAGEGARLYPDAFPTAIEPRHPSAAALAELTIKRLQSDPGSLLFPEPLYLRRPDAVEPGTRKRVSTG; encoded by the coding sequence GTGCTCCTGCTCGCGTTCGACACCGCAACCCCGGCCATCACCGTCGCCCTGCACGACGGCGCGGACGTCCTCGCCGAATCCACCACCGTGGACGCGCGGCGTACCGGAGAACTGCTGGCCCCCGGCATCTCCGCGGTCCTGACCGCCGCCGGGCGCAAACCGGGCGAGCTCACCGGAATCTCCGTCGGAGTCGGGCCCGGCCCGTTCACCGGACTGCGCGTGGGATTGGTCACGGCGCGCGCCCTCGGCGACGCCCTCGGCATCCCGGTACACGGCGTCTGCACCCTCGACGTGGTCGCTTATCAGTCCGGCAGCACGGAGCCCTTCGCCGTCGCCACCGACGCGCGCCGCAAAGAGGTCTACTGGGCGCAGTACACGGACCACCTGACCCGCTCCACAGAGCCGGACGTGGCGCACCCCGCCCTCATCGCCGAACGCCTCACCGGACTCCCGGTCGCGGGGGAGGGCGCGCGCCTCTACCCAGACGCGTTCCCCACAGCGATCGAGCCCCGCCACCCCTCTGCCGCGGCTCTGGCAGAACTCACTATCAAGCGTCTGCAAAGCGATCCCGGCTCCCTGCTCTTCCCCGAGCCGCTCTACCTGCGCCGCCCGGACGCCGTCGAACCAGGCACCCGCAAGCGTGTCTCCACAGGCTGA
- the tsaD gene encoding tRNA (adenosine(37)-N6)-threonylcarbamoyltransferase complex transferase subunit TsaD has translation MTALHRSKNPTDEPLVLGFETSCDETGVGIVRGNTLLADAVASSVDEHARFGGVVPEVASRAHLEAMVPTVQRALSEAGVTLADIDAIAVTAGPGLAGALLVGAAAAKGYALALDKPIYGVNHLAAHICVDQLEHGPLPEGCVAMLVSGGHSSLLFVPDVTGDVQPLGQTIDDAAGEAFDKVARVLGLGFPGGPLIDKAARDGDPDAIAFPRGLTGPRDAPLDFSFSGLKTSVARWVEKRERAGEKVPIADVAASFQEAVVDVLTRKAILACKERGADHLLIGGGVAANSRLRVLAEERAAKAGIRVRVPRPGLCTDNGAMVAALGSELVRRGRTPSELDFPADSSQPVMEVIAR, from the coding sequence GTGACGGCACTGCACCGATCGAAGAACCCGACCGACGAACCGTTGGTCCTCGGCTTCGAGACCTCCTGCGACGAGACCGGCGTCGGCATCGTGCGGGGCAACACCCTGCTCGCCGACGCGGTGGCCTCCAGCGTGGACGAGCACGCGCGCTTCGGCGGCGTCGTGCCCGAGGTCGCCAGCCGGGCGCACCTGGAGGCAATGGTGCCCACCGTGCAGCGCGCGCTGAGCGAGGCCGGCGTGACCCTGGCCGACATCGACGCCATCGCCGTCACCGCCGGCCCGGGCCTGGCCGGCGCCCTGCTGGTCGGCGCGGCCGCGGCCAAGGGCTACGCGCTGGCGCTGGACAAGCCCATCTACGGCGTCAACCACCTCGCCGCGCACATCTGCGTGGACCAGCTCGAACACGGCCCCCTGCCCGAGGGCTGCGTCGCCATGCTCGTCTCCGGCGGCCACTCCTCGCTCCTGTTCGTTCCCGACGTCACCGGCGACGTCCAGCCCCTGGGCCAGACCATCGACGACGCGGCCGGCGAGGCCTTCGACAAGGTGGCGCGCGTCCTGGGCCTCGGCTTCCCCGGCGGCCCGCTGATCGACAAGGCGGCCCGCGACGGCGACCCGGACGCGATCGCCTTCCCCCGCGGCCTCACCGGTCCCCGCGACGCGCCCCTGGACTTCTCCTTCTCCGGGCTGAAGACCTCGGTCGCCCGCTGGGTCGAGAAGCGCGAACGCGCCGGGGAGAAGGTCCCGATCGCCGACGTCGCCGCCTCCTTCCAGGAAGCGGTCGTGGACGTCCTCACCCGCAAGGCCATCCTGGCCTGCAAGGAGCGGGGCGCGGACCACCTGCTCATCGGAGGCGGCGTCGCCGCCAACTCCCGCCTGCGCGTCCTGGCCGAGGAACGCGCCGCCAAGGCCGGCATCCGCGTCCGCGTCCCGCGCCCCGGGCTGTGCACCGACAACGGCGCCATGGTCGCCGCGCTCGGTTCCGAACTGGTCCGCCGCGGCCGCACGCCTTCCGAGCTCGACTTCCCCGCAGACTCCTCCCAGCCAGTAATGGAAGTGATCGCCCGATGA
- the groL gene encoding chaperonin GroEL (60 kDa chaperone family; promotes refolding of misfolded polypeptides especially under stressful conditions; forms two stacked rings of heptamers to form a barrel-shaped 14mer; ends can be capped by GroES; misfolded proteins enter the barrel where they are refolded when GroES binds) has product MAKMLEFDEDARRALERGVNALADAVKVTIGPKGRNVVIDKKFGAPTITNDGVTIAREVELEDPYENLGAQLAKEVATKTNDIAGDGTTTATVLAQAMVREGLRNVAAGAQPIALKRGIDKAVVAVAEQLLSTAKQVESKESIAQVGAISAQDKAIGDLIAEAMDKVGKDGVITVEESNTMGLELEFTEGMQFDKGYLSPYMVTDQERMEAILEDPYILINQGKISSLNELLPLLEKVAQSRKPLLIIAEDVDGEALSTLVVNKIRGTFTSVAIKAPAFGDRRKAILEDLAILTGAQVVAPEVGLKLDQVGVEVLGTARRVTVTKDDTTVVDGAGDTAAVSDRVKQIKAAIETTDSDWDREKLQERLAKLAGGVCVIRVGAATEVELKEKKHRLEDAISATRAAVEEGIVSGGGSALVHAVSVLDGDLGLTGDEATGVRVVRKAAVEPLRWIAENAGLEGYVVTDKVSNLPVGSGLNAATGEYVDLVAAGVIDPVKVTRSALANAASIASMLLTTETLVVEKPESKDDEGHGHSHGGHGHSH; this is encoded by the coding sequence ATGGCGAAGATGCTCGAATTCGACGAGGACGCCCGCCGCGCGCTCGAGCGCGGCGTCAACGCGCTCGCCGACGCGGTCAAGGTGACCATCGGCCCCAAGGGCCGCAACGTCGTCATCGACAAGAAGTTCGGCGCCCCGACCATCACCAACGACGGCGTGACCATCGCCCGCGAGGTGGAGCTCGAGGACCCGTACGAGAACCTCGGCGCGCAGCTGGCGAAGGAAGTCGCCACCAAGACCAACGACATCGCGGGCGACGGAACCACCACCGCCACCGTGCTGGCCCAGGCGATGGTCCGCGAGGGCCTGCGCAACGTCGCGGCCGGCGCCCAGCCGATCGCGCTCAAGCGCGGTATCGACAAGGCCGTGGTGGCCGTGGCCGAGCAGCTGCTGTCCACCGCCAAGCAGGTGGAGAGCAAGGAGTCGATCGCCCAGGTCGGCGCGATCTCCGCGCAGGACAAGGCGATCGGCGACCTGATCGCCGAGGCCATGGACAAGGTCGGCAAGGACGGCGTCATCACCGTCGAAGAGTCGAACACCATGGGCCTGGAGCTCGAGTTCACCGAGGGCATGCAGTTCGACAAGGGTTACCTGTCGCCCTACATGGTGACCGACCAGGAGCGCATGGAGGCGATCCTGGAGGACCCCTACATCCTGATCAACCAGGGCAAGATCAGCTCCCTGAACGAGCTGCTGCCGCTGCTGGAGAAGGTCGCGCAGTCCCGCAAGCCGCTGCTGATCATCGCCGAGGACGTCGACGGCGAGGCGCTGTCCACGCTGGTCGTGAACAAGATCCGCGGCACCTTCACCTCGGTCGCGATCAAGGCCCCGGCCTTCGGCGACCGCCGCAAGGCGATCCTGGAGGACCTGGCGATCCTCACCGGCGCGCAGGTCGTGGCGCCCGAGGTCGGCCTGAAGCTGGACCAGGTCGGCGTCGAGGTGCTGGGCACCGCCCGCCGCGTGACCGTCACCAAGGACGACACCACCGTCGTCGACGGTGCCGGCGACACGGCGGCCGTGAGCGACCGCGTGAAGCAGATCAAGGCCGCGATCGAGACCACCGACTCGGACTGGGACCGCGAGAAGCTGCAGGAGCGCCTGGCCAAGCTGGCCGGCGGCGTCTGCGTCATCCGCGTCGGCGCGGCCACCGAGGTCGAGCTGAAGGAGAAGAAGCACCGTCTGGAGGACGCCATCTCCGCGACCCGCGCCGCGGTCGAGGAGGGCATCGTCTCCGGCGGCGGCTCCGCGCTGGTGCACGCCGTGTCGGTGCTGGACGGCGACCTGGGCCTGACCGGCGACGAGGCGACCGGCGTGCGCGTCGTGCGCAAGGCCGCGGTCGAGCCGCTGCGCTGGATCGCCGAGAACGCGGGCCTCGAGGGCTACGTCGTGACCGACAAGGTCTCGAACCTGCCCGTCGGCTCCGGCCTGAACGCCGCCACCGGCGAGTACGTCGACCTGGTCGCGGCCGGCGTCATCGACCCGGTCAAGGTCACCCGCTCCGCGCTGGCCAACGCCGCCTCCATCGCCTCGATGCTGCTCACGACCGAGACCCTGGTCGTCGAGAAGCCGGAGTCCAAGGACGACGAGGGCCACGGCCACTCGCACGGCGGCCACGGCCACTCTCACTAA
- the rimI gene encoding ribosomal protein S18-alanine N-acetyltransferase — translation MAPTLRPFRWWDIEAVRRMEQDLFPEDPWSVEMFWSELADVPHSRYYVIADADGDIAGYAGLMSQPGAAQGTVEGWVQNIAVARAHQGRGLGTVLLEALLEEALRRKCVDVWLEVRTDNDSAKRLYTRHGFESVGIRRGYYQPGNHDALIMRKALA, via the coding sequence ATGGCGCCGACGCTGCGTCCGTTCCGCTGGTGGGACATCGAGGCGGTTCGGCGGATGGAGCAGGACCTGTTCCCCGAGGACCCCTGGTCCGTGGAGATGTTCTGGTCCGAGCTCGCGGACGTCCCGCACTCCCGCTACTACGTCATCGCGGATGCCGACGGGGACATCGCCGGCTACGCGGGCCTGATGTCCCAACCCGGCGCCGCACAGGGCACGGTCGAGGGCTGGGTCCAGAACATCGCGGTGGCCCGCGCGCACCAGGGCCGGGGACTCGGGACGGTCCTCCTGGAGGCGCTTCTGGAGGAGGCACTGCGCAGGAAGTGCGTAGACGTCTGGCTGGAAGTGCGCACAGACAACGACTCCGCGAAGCGCCTGTACACCCGCCACGGCTTCGAGTCCGTGGGCATCCGCCGCGGCTACTACCAGCCCGGCAACCACGACGCGCTGATCATGAGGAAGGCACTGGCGTGA
- the guaB gene encoding IMP dehydrogenase produces MSDAGLPAKFATLGLTYDDVLLVPAYSEVVPTELNTGTRLSRNITLNVPLISAAMDTVTEARMAIAMARQGGVGVLHRNLSIEAQAAQVDLVKRSESGMVTQPVTVAPDATLAEVDALCAKYRISGLPVTAPDGTLLGIITNRDLRFEVDKSRRVDDVMTRMPLVTGPAGISGEDAMKLLAQHKIEKLPLVTGDGKLSGLITVKDFDKSEKYPLATKDDNGRLRVGAAIGFLGDSFERAQALVHAGVDFLVIDSAHGHSKVELDMIAKVKAEAPHIDVIAGNVVTGAGGRALIEAGADAIKVGVGPGSICTTRVVAGVGMPQVTAVYEVAEAAREHGVPVIADGGLQYSGDIGKAIAAGADSVMLGSLLAGCEESPGELLFINGKQFKSYRGMGSLAAMQSRGESKSYSKDRYFQGDVESDEKLIAEGIEGQVPYRGPLASVVLQLIGGLRQSMLYCGAHTIPQLQDAQLVRITAAGLRESHPHDIQMTVEAPNYSKR; encoded by the coding sequence ATGTCTGACGCCGGCCTGCCCGCCAAGTTCGCGACTCTCGGCCTGACCTACGACGACGTCCTGCTGGTCCCGGCCTACTCCGAAGTGGTGCCGACCGAGCTGAACACCGGGACCCGGCTGTCGCGCAACATCACCTTGAACGTGCCGCTGATCTCGGCGGCCATGGACACCGTCACCGAGGCGCGCATGGCCATCGCCATGGCCCGCCAGGGCGGCGTCGGCGTCCTGCACCGCAACCTGTCGATCGAGGCCCAGGCCGCGCAGGTGGACCTGGTCAAGCGCTCGGAGTCGGGCATGGTCACCCAGCCGGTGACCGTCGCGCCGGACGCCACCTTGGCCGAGGTGGACGCGCTGTGCGCCAAGTACCGCATCTCCGGCCTGCCGGTGACCGCCCCCGACGGCACCCTGCTGGGCATCATCACCAACCGCGACCTGCGCTTCGAGGTGGACAAGTCGCGCCGGGTGGACGATGTCATGACGCGCATGCCGCTGGTCACGGGCCCCGCCGGGATAAGCGGCGAGGACGCGATGAAGCTGCTGGCCCAGCACAAGATCGAGAAGCTCCCGCTGGTCACCGGCGATGGCAAGCTGTCCGGCCTGATCACCGTCAAGGACTTCGACAAGAGCGAGAAGTACCCGCTGGCCACCAAGGACGACAACGGCCGGCTGCGGGTCGGCGCCGCGATCGGCTTCCTCGGCGACTCCTTCGAGCGCGCCCAGGCTCTGGTGCACGCCGGCGTGGACTTCCTGGTCATCGACAGCGCGCACGGCCACTCCAAGGTCGAGCTGGACATGATCGCCAAGGTCAAGGCCGAGGCCCCGCACATCGACGTGATCGCCGGCAACGTGGTCACCGGCGCGGGCGGCCGGGCGCTGATCGAGGCCGGCGCGGACGCGATCAAGGTCGGCGTGGGCCCGGGCTCCATCTGCACCACCCGCGTGGTGGCCGGCGTCGGCATGCCGCAGGTGACCGCGGTCTACGAGGTCGCCGAGGCGGCCAGGGAGCACGGCGTCCCGGTGATCGCCGACGGCGGCCTGCAGTACTCCGGCGACATCGGCAAGGCGATCGCCGCCGGCGCCGACTCGGTGATGCTCGGCTCGCTGCTGGCCGGCTGCGAGGAGTCCCCCGGCGAGCTGCTGTTCATCAACGGCAAGCAGTTCAAGTCCTACCGCGGCATGGGGTCGCTGGCCGCCATGCAGTCCCGCGGGGAGAGCAAGTCCTACTCCAAGGACCGCTACTTCCAGGGCGACGTGGAGTCCGACGAGAAGCTGATCGCCGAGGGCATCGAGGGCCAGGTCCCCTACCGCGGCCCGCTGGCCTCCGTGGTGCTGCAGCTGATCGGCGGCCTGCGCCAGTCGATGCTCTACTGCGGCGCGCACACCATCCCGCAGCTGCAGGACGCGCAGCTGGTCCGGATCACCGCCGCGGGCCTGCGCGAGAGCCACCCCCACGACATCCAGATGACGGTCGAGGCGCCGAACTACTCCAAGCGCTGA